Part of the Pan paniscus chromosome 3, NHGRI_mPanPan1-v2.0_pri, whole genome shotgun sequence genome is shown below.
CTCACGCCTGGTCTCTATGGCCCCCTTCGTCTTCCAGGTAAAATGAATGTTCCTTCATCCATCATCCGCAGAGTACCCTCAGGCGTGCGTAGAATCTGCTGATGAAACCTATTAGCGCCGACTGGGCAGCTTTGTGGAGCCACCCGAGGCTATCCATTGTGGCCTTTGTCTGCAGAATTTAAGCATTTACATAATGCATTAGCACGGAACTCAGCACCGGGTGGGGACATCGCGTGCCAAGCCTGGCGCGGCCAACGCTTCAGCGGCTCCCTCACCCGGCAGCTCCCTAGGACCACCCTCGAGGAGGCATTGGAGTCGGGCTGCAGGCGCACGGGCAAAGAACTTAGCATCTCATCCAAGTACTTCGCCTTCCTTGGCCGTCTCCGGGAGGTTAtgcttaaaaacataaaaataaaaataaaaataaaaataaagggaggCGGACAAAGTTTCGGTGGGTGAACTGAAGCTGGCTCCATGTGACCCTGAAGCCGGAGAAATAAACTTAACATGAATCTTGCTTTCCTGGCGGGCGTTGGGACCTCGCCGTTTTTCATGCCAACCGTTGGAAGCTTCGTACTCAACGGCCACAGGTGCCTAGGAGCGCAGAGAGGCCTCGGGTTCAAATCACCGGCGCGCAGGGCCTGGACTCGCGGGTAGcgacccccccaaccccccccccGCCCTACACACACACCCTCGCGCCGGCTGAAAGCATGGGGGATTCAGGGCATTTGAAAAaagaggggctgggcgcggtggctcacgcctgtaatcccagcgctttgggaggtccagaagggcggatcacttgaggtcaggagttcgagaccagcctggccaacaccagcctgaccaacatggtgaaaccccgtgtctactaaaaatacaaaaattagccaggcgtggtgcctgtaatatcagctacttgggaggctgaggcacgagaatcgcttgaacctgggaggcggaggttgcagtgagcccagatcgcgccaccgcCCTCCTgctctgggtgatagagcaaggcactgtctcaaaacaaaacaaaacaaaacgaaagatTCGGTCAGGAAAGAATCTGCAGGCATTCGAGGCGCTCGCACTTTGCAAAGTAAATGCAATCTCTTTATTAAGCCGAAGTCCCTCATATCTATCCTTTTAGAGGAAGGTGGTCCAACTCAGAAATCTCGCCCAAGAGGACTTTCCACCGAAGACTACCGCGAAGTGCCAGGAACTCGCCCCAGTCCCGACAGGTGCAGGACCTTTCGTGCCGCCACACCTTGGGACTCTACCTCCCTAAATAGGCCACTTAAAAGCCAGTAGTGCAACCGGGATCCCGCGGCGATAAAGAATCACTGTGCAGAACCCTGGAGCTGGGAGTCGGCCCGCCCCCCTCCCAAAGAAACCGGGATCCCGCGTCCTCCCCGCCGCTAGCGCAGCGCGCCGGCGGCGCCCAATCAGTGAGCTTTCCGGGTCTGTGACGGCCTTCGGCTCCGCCCCCTCGACGGCCATAAAAAGTCGCAGCGAAGCCTGCACCTCTTGAGCACCGCGCGCGGCCCTGCCCCCGGCACGGCCCCCAGGTGCGCTCCTTCTCCGGCTGCTTGTAGCACTGGTCTCACTGTCCCCGCCGTCAGCCACCGGTTCCTTATCCGTCTCATTCCCCATTGTGGCTTGGCTGAGCCGGTCGCCAGGCCTCGCtgtcctcctttgccttcctctctcctcagcgGCCGTACTTTGCGCCGTACCTCACCTGGCCTGCAGGTGAGCAGCAGCGCAGCACCCCTGTCCGGCGAGCTTAACTTGCCCAGCCCGGCCCCTGCCGGAGTGGCACCGGCACCTCTCCAAGACGCCCTCTTCCCTGCAGGATGAAGAACCCCATGCTGGAGGTGGTGTCTTTACTACTGGAGAAGCTGCTCCTCATCTCCAACTTCACGCTCTTTAGTTCGGGCGCCGCGGGCGAAGACAAAGGGAGGAACAGTTTTTATGAAACCAGCTCTTTCCACCGAGGCGACGTGCTGGAGGTGCCCCGGACCCACCTGACCCACTATGGCATCTACCTAGGAGACAACCGTGTTGCCCACATGATGCCCGACATCCTGTTGGCCCTGACAGACGACATGGGGCGCACGCAGAAGGTGGTCTCCAACAAGCGTCTCATCCTGGGCGTTATTGTCAAAGTGGCCAGCATCCGCGTGGACACAGTGGAGGACTTCGCCTACGGAGCTAACATCCTGGTCAATCACCTGGACGAGTCCCTCCAGAAGAAGGCACTGCTCAACGAGGAGGTGGCGCGAAGGGCTGAGAAGCTGCTGGGCTTTACCCCCTACAGCCTGCTGTGGAACAACTGCGAGCACTTCGTGACCTACTGCAGATATGGCACCCCGATCAGTCCCCAGTCCGACAAGGTATGATGTGTGACTCCCAGGGGAAGTGGGCTCCGCGGAGATGCCCCCTCCCATCCCTGACCTTTTCTCTTCCCCGCGAGTAGGGATCTAATTCCTGGACACCTCCCCCACCACTTCCAtaccatcctttttctttttctttttcttttctttttttttttttttttttttttgagacggagtctcgctctgtagcccaggctggagtgcagtggcgcgatctccactcactgcaaactccgcctccagagttcacgccattctcctgcctcagcctcctgagtagctgggactacaggcacccgccaccacgcccggctaatttatttttgaatttttagtagagatggggtttcaccgtattagcaaggatggtcccgatctcctgacctcgtgatcctcccgcctcagcatcccaaagtgctgggattacaggcgtgagccaccgtgcccggccttccaTAACATTCTTAAAGTTCTAGATTAAGTAAGGAAAGTTCTGGTGTTCCTAAGGTAGGCTAAGTAAATAAGCAAATGGCAACGTGCGTTGCAGGATATCTCGAAATGCTTAGAGAAAGGATGTGGCAATGCAGGACCGCTTCCAGAGATTCCAGAGCTGCCCAGTATTGCTGCAGAAGTCATCAGGTGTCCACCCACAATGTAGTTCAAACGACAAAGGGCAAGTGACTGGGGGTGGGGGATACAAGGAATCGGTCACCGCTGCTTGCAACTTTAACCAAGAATTTCACTTGAAAGGAAGAGGTCCAGAGTTTATATTTAATCTATAACACTATAAACAAAGTGTGTGCCTTTAAAATAAGGAACCATGCAGTTTTCTCCCTTTGAAAGCTGCATAGAGGGATTTTTCATTGCTTGCTATAAGCTATCAAAATTCCCAGTAAGAGGGCCCCCCTGGTAGGTCCCTTATTCTTTGTGTTGGTGCTTCAGAGTTGTATTTTCCATGgtattctgaattctttctggGTTGGCTTTAATCCTCATCTAGACTTCATTGTTAAGCATCCTTTACCCATTAGCCCTAAAGGTAGATTACATTGTTTATGGGTTCCCCAGAGATCAATACAATTAGTTTTCAAGAAGAGATGTTAAACATTGGAAGGTAATTTTTATGagtattttgaaaaaatactCATGATTATTAAATTAGCCACAAATCCAAAGggaaaaatggatttttatttccttttaaacctcttaacttttaaaaatagttaagattttAAGACTGAAACTTCACTTACAATTGGAAACTTTCTCAGCCTTCATTGCACTTGTTAAAGAAGTCATTGTTAATGTTCAGTCTTTATAATGGAAACCTGGGCAATAACATATGAGCTTTAGTGTTACTCTTCATGTTTAGATATTTTTGGGACCAGAAAAAGCTAAGTCAGTTTTTTTCATGTAACCAGTTTTTTAATTGCTCCAcatcttggttaatttttttgaccCATTTAGGAACATCTTTCTCTATCCTCTGTGGGAGAGCATGGAAGTATTTTGCTTTTATAGATCGGTGTATGAAACTCCTTATGGATTTTATAGAGCCACAAAAGACTCAATCTAGGAATTCTTttccaagtaaaataaaaatacatttagagcACTGTGCAGCGATTCAAGAATCACAGCTCTAGTCCAGGCCTGTTTAGAAATGAACTCCACCACATTTACAAACACGGGCTCCCAAAGTGTACAAAAGGAAACATGTCAGATTTACTTAGGAACCAAGCAAATCATTTCTCTAAGGAAAAACAGTATTTCTATCAGGTAATTAGGAGTTACCCTTTCATGGAACACATATAGCGCTGCATTATATATTTCTACAGAAAAACAGTAACTAGTGCTTTTGTAAGGtagtaaaatatttaatctgCATAAATAACTAGTTGGAGTAGTTTTTCATCTTTGGAAACTTTGTTAGGGTCTACAGAAGTAGAGAAGTGTTTTAATTGCTGTTGCTGCATAGCACCTCTTGTGAAACTGAGTTTTGTCTTCACTTTGAATGGTCTAACAAACAATTTGGCCACAGAGTAGATTTcccgggggaaaaaaaaaagttttcatccCAAATTTCCTAATTCTACAAACTGTTTTTGAACATGCACTGAGAGAAGTAGGTCATTAATACTGAAGGAAGGACTGGTTTCTACTTCTTAGAAACATAACAAATTATTTGATTCTGGGTCTGATTGCTGAGTTCTCCATAATGCAACTAATATTAACATGAGAGTTACAAAGTTGCCTCTTACTTAAATTTGagttaataaaaactctcaagaacACACTACCCTAAGGAAAACACTGCAATTAGTTTgcaaatgaatgaactggaaaaGAACATTTACTCCTTTGTGGTAACACTCTATTTTACAAGTTTAGAAGTCATAAAATAATGGGATTTTTATAATACTGTTGACAATCAGTATTTTGTAAACTAAAAATTCCTTTGGTTAATAACTATTACTATTCCTTATGCTTTTTCtactatgattttttttactttgttaataCTGCTCTTTCATTGCCAAAAATGATTGCAAATGCCCCTTTTCATTTGTGTGGATTGAGTGCTCACAAGAGTGTTCCTACAGACTTATTGACCCCTTCTAGAAATTTCCTACTGTTGAGCACCACTAAAGATGCCTGCTGGTCTGCTGACCAAGTGAACAGGAACAGGGTATTAGACATGAGTTGCTTTTTGAGAAAAATCTGCTTTTGTGGGAAATACAGTCGAAAATGATTCTGATTGACTTAACTATAAATTATCAAGGAAAAAATAAGGATAACT
Proteins encoded:
- the LRAT gene encoding lecithin retinol acyltransferase, translated to MKNPMLEVVSLLLEKLLLISNFTLFSSGAAGEDKGRNSFYETSSFHRGDVLEVPRTHLTHYGIYLGDNRVAHMMPDILLALTDDMGRTQKVVSNKRLILGVIVKVASIRVDTVEDFAYGANILVNHLDESLQKKALLNEEVARRAEKLLGFTPYSLLWNNCEHFVTYCRYGTPISPQSDKFCETVKIIIRDQRSVLASAVLGLASIVCTGLVSYTTLPAIFIPFFLWMAG